The following are encoded in a window of Thalassotalea insulae genomic DNA:
- a CDS encoding sigma-70 family RNA polymerase sigma factor, producing MLNKIIRNKKSTAQVSSDMATKQTRYEALVKALHSDLYRYAYWLCHDKQVAEDLVQETFLRAWRALDSLKDEKAAKSWLITILRRENARRFERKRFEMSEYEEANICDTQATSSEQTIEHQWLREKIAQMPEEYREPLILQVIGGFSGEEISQLLSLNKNTVMTRLFRARNQLKDALDEQPKLRGQHNG from the coding sequence ATGCTGAATAAAATAATTAGAAATAAAAAATCAACAGCTCAGGTCTCTTCAGATATGGCGACAAAACAAACCAGATATGAAGCATTAGTCAAGGCCCTGCATAGCGACTTATACCGTTATGCTTATTGGCTATGCCATGATAAACAAGTGGCAGAAGACTTAGTACAGGAAACGTTTTTACGAGCATGGCGTGCATTAGACTCGTTAAAAGATGAAAAAGCGGCTAAGTCTTGGCTGATCACTATTTTACGAAGAGAGAACGCTCGTCGTTTTGAACGTAAGCGCTTTGAGATGAGCGAATATGAAGAGGCGAATATTTGTGATACTCAGGCAACCAGTAGCGAACAGACAATAGAGCATCAATGGCTGAGAGAAAAAATTGCCCAAATGCCAGAAGAATACCGAGAGCCCTTGATTTTACAAGTAATAGGTGGCTTTAGTGGCGAGGAAATTTCTCAACTGTTATCACTAAATAAGAACACTGTGATGACAAGATTATTTAGAGCGAGAAACCAGTTAAAAGATGCGCTTGATGAACAGCCTAAGTTAAGAGGTCAACACAATGGATGA